Proteins co-encoded in one Enterobacter sp. R4-368 genomic window:
- a CDS encoding class I SAM-dependent methyltransferase, with protein sequence MNSAAQHILSIYQRHARTFAEQRSKALFEKGWLEKFASLLPDAGNIVDVGCGNGQPIAGWFIRQGFQLTGVDGASAMLDRARQQFPAQRWIQQDMRNLSLGETFDGLLAWDSFFHLTHEDQRNMFDRFAEHSHVGSALMFTSGTDHGIAMGQFAGEPLFHASLAPDEYRALLANHGFEVIGMVQEDPHCAGHTVWLAQRVR encoded by the coding sequence ATGAACAGCGCCGCACAACATATTCTTTCTATCTATCAACGTCACGCCCGGACATTTGCTGAGCAGCGCTCAAAGGCGCTTTTCGAAAAAGGCTGGCTGGAAAAATTCGCCAGTCTGCTGCCGGATGCAGGCAACATTGTCGATGTCGGGTGCGGTAACGGGCAGCCGATTGCGGGCTGGTTTATCCGCCAGGGTTTTCAACTCACCGGCGTTGATGGCGCAAGCGCAATGCTGGACCGCGCGCGCCAGCAGTTTCCCGCTCAGCGCTGGATCCAGCAGGATATGCGCAACCTGTCGCTCGGTGAAACCTTCGATGGGCTGCTGGCCTGGGACAGCTTTTTTCACCTGACGCATGAGGATCAACGCAACATGTTCGATCGTTTTGCCGAACATAGCCATGTGGGCAGCGCGTTAATGTTCACCAGCGGAACCGATCACGGGATCGCAATGGGGCAGTTTGCCGGTGAACCGTTGTTCCATGCCAGTCTCGCACCTGACGAATACCGCGCGTTATTAGCAAATCACGGTTTCGAGGTTATCGGGATGGTTCAGGAAGATCCGCACTGCGCCGGGCATACCGTATGGCTGGCGCAACGCGTTCGCTAA
- a CDS encoding MFS transporter, with amino-acid sequence MTLFLDKPGDEGLPGRERLMAMVAVMTSTTMAVFDGSMVNIALPQIARALDVTAAEAVWVANGYLLSAAMTLAIFAALAAHIGFRRLFAAGLGLFTLASLGCALAQSLETLVAMRILQGIGGAATLSIAPAILRSVFPNRLLGRILGMNALLIASITAIAPVLGGTLLATLSWQWLFAINLPLGIIALLFTLRVIPTATSALRGPFDTPGALLSALMLGAMVMASSAISRSGSGLTALSYGLVGLAAGALFVLRQRQALQPLMPLTLFASPRFSLAALTSLASFISQGMTFVALPFLFQSVYGYSALTSALLFTAWPVGIMLVAPHAGRLADRYAPSLIATVGLCLFAVGLILLARLPHDPPVWDISLRSLICGIGFGCFQSPNNKEMMANASREHSGYASGVLAIMRTFGQCLGAALLGGILSLYAPSGNVEQEAFAVRLGLGLAAAATLLAILFSLSRIRQISSPPL; translated from the coding sequence ATGACACTATTTTTGGATAAACCCGGTGATGAAGGATTGCCCGGACGCGAGCGGTTGATGGCCATGGTTGCGGTGATGACCAGCACCACAATGGCGGTGTTTGATGGCTCGATGGTGAATATCGCCTTGCCGCAAATTGCGCGGGCGTTAGATGTAACCGCCGCGGAAGCTGTTTGGGTAGCGAATGGCTATCTGCTCTCCGCCGCCATGACGCTGGCAATCTTTGCTGCGTTAGCGGCACATATTGGCTTTCGCCGATTATTCGCCGCCGGTCTGGGGCTCTTCACGCTGGCCTCGCTGGGCTGCGCACTGGCGCAATCGCTGGAGACGCTGGTCGCGATGCGTATCTTGCAAGGGATTGGTGGGGCGGCAACACTCAGCATTGCACCGGCGATTTTGCGCTCGGTCTTTCCCAATCGATTACTGGGGCGCATCCTCGGAATGAACGCGCTGTTAATCGCCTCCATTACCGCTATCGCGCCGGTACTGGGCGGCACGCTGCTGGCAACGTTGAGCTGGCAATGGTTATTCGCCATTAACCTTCCGCTGGGCATCATCGCCCTGCTCTTCACATTACGGGTGATCCCGACTGCAACCTCCGCGTTGCGCGGGCCCTTCGATACGCCGGGGGCGCTGCTTTCCGCTCTTATGCTGGGCGCGATGGTAATGGCATCAAGCGCCATTTCCCGTTCCGGATCAGGGCTTACCGCGTTGAGTTATGGGCTTGTTGGTCTGGCTGCCGGGGCATTGTTTGTATTGCGTCAGCGCCAGGCACTGCAGCCGCTGATGCCGCTGACGCTTTTTGCCTCGCCGCGTTTTTCGCTGGCGGCACTGACATCGCTGGCCTCTTTTATCAGCCAGGGAATGACGTTCGTCGCCCTGCCGTTTCTGTTTCAGAGCGTATATGGTTACAGCGCGCTGACGTCGGCGTTGCTGTTTACCGCCTGGCCTGTTGGCATCATGCTGGTTGCGCCCCATGCCGGACGGCTTGCCGACCGCTACGCACCTTCGTTGATTGCCACCGTTGGTCTGTGCCTTTTCGCGGTGGGGTTAATTTTGCTGGCGCGATTACCGCATGATCCGCCGGTGTGGGATATCAGCCTGCGCAGCCTGATCTGTGGTATTGGCTTCGGTTGTTTCCAGAGCCCGAACAATAAAGAGATGATGGCGAACGCCTCAAGGGAGCACAGTGGTTACGCGTCCGGCGTGCTGGCGATTATGCGCACGTTCGGCCAGTGTCTTGGCGCGGCGCTGCTGGGTGGGATACTTTCGCTCTATGCCCCTTCCGGCAATGTGGAGCAGGAGGCTTTTGCGGTCCGGCTTGGCTTAGGGCTGGCCGCTGCGGCAACACTTCTGGCGATCCTCTTTAGCCTGAGCCGCATCCGGCAAATATCTTCACCGCCGCTTTAG
- a CDS encoding LysR family transcriptional regulator, with the protein MSEPDLNLLFALDVLIAERSVAAAARRLGLSASAMSRTLSRLRETTGDPLLVRAGRNMVLTPYAETLQTRTQNAVFEARALLRPAQPELNIASLQQMFTLRANDGFVEAFGPTLIAEMAAVAPGVMLRFTPKPEKGSSALREGRVDLEIGVLSEMGPEIRVQALFRDRFVGVVRDTHPLAQLNEVMINEYVAWGHVVASRRGLTSGPVDEGLAEQGVRRKIAAVVPGFPAALAVARASDLIALIPASFLLSPAARQGVAMFELPVKTRTITVSQLWHPRSEVDPAHRWLRQFMLGVCRRLVHSDAFKNV; encoded by the coding sequence ATGAGTGAACCCGATCTGAATTTGTTATTTGCCCTGGATGTGCTGATCGCCGAGCGCAGTGTGGCGGCGGCAGCGCGGCGGCTTGGTCTGAGCGCTTCAGCGATGAGCCGGACACTTAGCCGTCTGCGGGAAACCACCGGCGACCCGCTATTAGTGCGCGCCGGGCGCAATATGGTGCTGACGCCGTATGCAGAAACGCTTCAGACACGCACACAGAACGCCGTTTTCGAGGCGCGGGCGTTGCTGCGACCCGCGCAACCCGAGCTTAATATTGCCTCGCTACAGCAGATGTTTACCCTGCGCGCCAACGATGGTTTTGTTGAAGCGTTTGGCCCAACGCTGATTGCGGAAATGGCGGCTGTCGCGCCAGGCGTGATGCTGCGGTTTACGCCAAAGCCAGAGAAGGGCTCCAGTGCCTTGCGGGAAGGACGGGTCGATCTGGAAATTGGCGTGCTGAGCGAAATGGGGCCAGAAATTCGCGTGCAGGCGCTGTTCAGAGACCGTTTTGTCGGCGTCGTCAGGGATACGCATCCACTGGCGCAACTTAATGAAGTGATGATCAACGAGTATGTCGCCTGGGGCCATGTCGTGGCGTCGCGTCGGGGGTTAACAAGCGGTCCGGTTGATGAAGGGCTGGCAGAGCAGGGCGTGCGCAGGAAAATCGCCGCTGTGGTGCCGGGTTTTCCTGCGGCGTTAGCCGTGGCGCGTGCGTCCGATCTTATCGCGCTTATCCCGGCCTCTTTTCTTCTCAGTCCTGCGGCCAGGCAGGGAGTGGCAATGTTTGAGCTGCCGGTAAAAACGCGCACCATTACCGTATCTCAATTGTGGCATCCACGTTCAGAAGTCGATCCCGCGCATCGCTGGCTGCGCCAGTTTATGCTGGGAGTGTGCAGGCGATTAGTGCATAGCGATGCATTCAAAAATGTGTGA
- a CDS encoding DUF4440 domain-containing protein, whose amino-acid sequence MNKEDALLAILVRYEQQLHDPDIRCQPEIVERLLHHDFFEVGRSGKRYSREQVIAALANEDAKPIASDDFALSMHNNGYALLTYRSFILDGQGQMTKQTLRTSLWEACKTMPGRWQMRFHQGTPMAE is encoded by the coding sequence ATGAACAAAGAAGATGCGTTACTGGCGATATTGGTAAGATATGAACAGCAGCTTCATGATCCTGACATTCGCTGCCAGCCCGAAATTGTCGAAAGGCTTTTACATCATGATTTTTTTGAGGTTGGCCGATCCGGTAAACGATACAGCAGAGAACAAGTGATTGCTGCACTGGCAAATGAGGACGCTAAGCCGATCGCGTCAGATGATTTTGCATTGTCGATGCACAACAACGGTTATGCATTGTTGACGTATCGAAGTTTTATCCTCGACGGACAAGGCCAGATGACGAAGCAAACATTGCGGACATCGTTGTGGGAGGCGTGTAAAACAATGCCAGGTCGATGGCAGATGCGCTTTCATCAGGGGACGCCCATGGCGGAATGA
- a CDS encoding aspartate aminotransferase family protein, with protein MSDLNPILSGSAQSIAAYQEAIEQSTQAVVQWLKQPEMYQGKTVAELRERINLEFTSQGLGNQAAIERAVEYFLKDSLSVHHPQCVAHLHCPSLVISQAAEVLINATNQSMDSWDQSPSATIIEMKLIEWLRAQVGYPAGDAGVFTSGGTQSNLMGLMLARDAFFARQGHSVQQHGLTGNLSKIKVLCSENAHFSVQKNMALMGLGYQSVTLVKTDAFSRMDVNDLAQKLAEAKANGEQVMAIVATAGTTDAGAIDPLADIAALAAEQQIWVHVDAAWGGALLLSEKYRHFLNGLELADSVTLDFHKQFFQTISCGAFLLKDARHYQLMRYQAAYLNSDFDEEQGVPNLVSKSLQTTRRFDALKLWMGLEALGKKQYAEIIDNGVTLAQQVAQFVAEQPQLELVMQPQLASVLFRFRPEKGDTASVALLNQRIGDALLASGSANVGVTEADGVTCLKLTLLNPTVCLEDVKVLLASVVACGQQLQNA; from the coding sequence ATGTCTGATTTAAATCCGATTCTCTCGGGTTCCGCGCAGAGTATTGCTGCCTATCAGGAAGCCATTGAGCAGAGCACGCAAGCTGTGGTGCAGTGGCTCAAGCAACCTGAAATGTATCAGGGCAAGACTGTCGCGGAATTACGTGAGCGCATCAATTTAGAATTCACGTCTCAGGGCCTGGGCAACCAGGCCGCTATTGAGCGCGCCGTTGAGTATTTCCTTAAAGACAGCTTGTCCGTGCATCACCCGCAGTGCGTGGCGCATCTCCACTGCCCGAGCCTGGTGATTAGCCAGGCGGCGGAAGTGCTGATCAACGCCACAAACCAGAGCATGGATTCGTGGGATCAGAGCCCGTCGGCAACCATCATCGAGATGAAACTCATCGAATGGTTGCGCGCACAGGTGGGTTATCCGGCCGGTGACGCGGGTGTGTTTACCAGCGGCGGCACGCAGAGCAATCTGATGGGCTTGATGCTGGCGCGCGATGCCTTTTTTGCACGCCAGGGTCACTCTGTTCAGCAGCACGGCTTAACCGGTAACCTCAGCAAAATTAAAGTGTTATGTTCTGAAAATGCACACTTTTCGGTGCAGAAGAACATGGCGCTGATGGGGCTGGGTTACCAGTCCGTGACGCTGGTGAAAACGGATGCGTTTTCGCGCATGGATGTTAACGATCTGGCGCAGAAACTGGCCGAGGCGAAAGCCAACGGTGAGCAGGTAATGGCGATTGTTGCTACCGCCGGCACCACCGATGCGGGCGCTATTGATCCGTTAGCGGACATCGCCGCGCTGGCCGCTGAACAGCAGATTTGGGTTCACGTTGATGCGGCCTGGGGCGGCGCGTTGCTGCTCTCTGAGAAGTATCGCCATTTCCTCAATGGCCTTGAACTGGCGGATTCCGTGACGCTGGATTTCCATAAGCAATTCTTCCAGACCATAAGCTGTGGCGCGTTCCTGCTGAAAGATGCGCGCCATTATCAGTTGATGCGTTACCAGGCAGCCTACCTGAACTCTGACTTTGACGAAGAGCAGGGCGTACCAAACCTGGTGTCGAAATCCTTACAGACAACGCGCCGTTTCGATGCGCTGAAGCTGTGGATGGGGCTTGAAGCGCTGGGTAAAAAGCAGTACGCCGAAATTATTGACAACGGCGTAACGCTGGCGCAGCAGGTGGCGCAGTTTGTTGCCGAACAGCCACAGCTGGAACTGGTGATGCAGCCGCAACTGGCTAGCGTATTGTTCCGTTTCCGCCCGGAAAAGGGTGATACGGCAAGCGTTGCGTTGCTGAACCAGCGTATCGGCGATGCACTGTTGGCCTCCGGGAGCGCCAACGTTGGTGTAACGGAAGCGGACGGGGTGACCTGCCTGAAGCTGACATTGCTGAACCCGACCGTTTGTCTGGAGGACGTCAAAGTTCTGCTGGCAAGTGTGGTTGCCTGTGGTCAGCAGTTACAGAACGCCTGA
- a CDS encoding diaminobutyrate--2-oxoglutarate transaminase produces the protein MMTDKVRIDSLSAKSFPQSNETFLARQAEFESNVRSYPRKLPLAIAKAQGVWITDVENNQYLDCLAGAGTLALGHNHPDVIQSIQSVITSGLPLHTLDLTTPLKDEFSEYLLSLLPGQGKEYCLQFTGPSGADAVEAALKLAKKVTGRSGIISFSGGYHGMTHGALSVTGNLSPKEAVNGMMPEVQFMPYPHQYRCPLGIGGEAGVKALTYYFENLINDVESGVRKPAAVILEAVQGEGGVNPAPIEWLQRIRKVTQEHGIMLILDEVQAGFARTGKLFAFEHAGIEPDIIVMSKAVGGGLPLAVLGIKKQFDAWAPGHHTGTFRGNQLAMATGLTTLKILKEDRIADKVAEQGEWLKGKLAEMQKRFPVIGHVRGLGLMIGIEIVKPHEAQDHMGCYPADGELSALLQKKCFESGLILERGGRGGCVLRLLPSLLISNAELEIFLDKFENALLSAGVKPV, from the coding sequence ATGATGACGGATAAAGTCCGTATTGATTCTTTGAGTGCTAAATCATTCCCGCAAAGCAATGAGACCTTTTTAGCAAGACAGGCCGAATTTGAATCCAATGTCAGAAGCTATCCGCGTAAATTGCCGTTAGCGATTGCCAAAGCGCAGGGCGTCTGGATCACTGATGTTGAGAATAATCAATACCTTGACTGCCTTGCAGGCGCCGGTACTCTGGCGCTGGGCCATAATCATCCTGATGTGATTCAAAGCATCCAAAGTGTCATTACCAGTGGCTTACCGTTACATACGCTCGACCTGACCACGCCGTTAAAAGATGAGTTTTCAGAATATCTGCTCTCTTTGCTGCCGGGTCAGGGCAAAGAATATTGCCTGCAATTCACCGGGCCTTCCGGCGCGGACGCCGTGGAAGCGGCGCTGAAGCTGGCGAAAAAAGTGACCGGTCGTTCCGGGATTATCAGCTTCTCTGGCGGTTACCACGGCATGACGCACGGCGCGCTTTCCGTGACGGGCAACCTGTCGCCGAAGGAAGCGGTAAACGGCATGATGCCGGAAGTGCAGTTTATGCCTTATCCGCACCAGTATCGTTGCCCGCTGGGTATCGGTGGTGAAGCCGGTGTCAAAGCGCTGACTTACTACTTCGAAAACCTGATCAACGACGTTGAAAGCGGCGTGCGTAAACCGGCTGCTGTGATCCTGGAAGCGGTGCAGGGCGAAGGCGGCGTGAACCCGGCGCCAATCGAGTGGCTGCAGCGCATCCGTAAAGTGACCCAGGAACACGGCATTATGTTGATCCTGGACGAAGTGCAGGCTGGTTTCGCCCGTACTGGCAAACTGTTCGCCTTCGAACACGCCGGTATTGAGCCGGACATCATTGTGATGTCCAAAGCGGTCGGTGGCGGTTTGCCGCTGGCGGTACTGGGTATCAAAAAACAGTTCGACGCCTGGGCGCCGGGCCACCATACCGGTACCTTCCGTGGCAACCAGCTGGCGATGGCAACAGGCCTCACTACGCTGAAGATCCTCAAAGAAGATCGCATTGCCGATAAAGTGGCAGAGCAGGGCGAATGGCTGAAAGGCAAACTGGCTGAAATGCAAAAACGTTTCCCGGTTATCGGTCACGTTCGCGGCCTGGGCCTGATGATCGGTATTGAGATCGTTAAGCCGCACGAAGCGCAGGATCACATGGGTTGCTACCCGGCAGACGGTGAGCTTTCTGCACTGTTGCAGAAAAAATGCTTCGAATCAGGTCTGATCCTGGAGCGCGGCGGCCGTGGCGGTTGCGTACTGCGCCTGCTGCCTTCGCTGCTTATCAGCAATGCTGAGCTGGAAATTTTCCTCGATAAATTTGAAAACGCGCTGCTGAGCGCTGGCGTGAAGCCTGTTTAA
- the lysC gene encoding lysine-sensitive aspartokinase 3, which produces MTRIYPHTIVAKFGGTSVADFDAMSRSATIVLADKDVRLVVLSASAGVTNLLVELSGGLESSVRQDKIDTLRTLQYNIISRLKQPEAIGQEIDRLLDNISHLAAMAVDSRSDALCDELVSHGELMSSLLFVEVLRERDVETQWFDARKVIRTNDTFGCAVPVISEIAERVEKYLRPRIAQSLVITQGFIGSDAAGQTTTLGRGGSDYTASLLAEALQAARVDIWTDVAGIYTTDPRIVARAKRIDTLSFSEASEMATFGAKVLHPATLLPAMRKNIPVFVGSSAQPRAGGTLVCRDTHEPPRYRALAVRRQQTLLKLSSIDAQPAHRFLAEMFNILSRHDVAMDLVTTSEASIALILNSTGSTSGEADTLTTALLTELSSHCHVEIETGLALVSLIGNTLSQAPAVCKEVFAELENHSVRMICHGASSHNLCFLLPAECADSAVKTLHRNLLE; this is translated from the coding sequence ATGACTCGCATTTATCCACACACCATCGTTGCCAAATTTGGCGGAACCAGTGTCGCCGATTTTGACGCGATGAGCCGCAGCGCCACCATTGTCCTTGCTGATAAAGACGTTCGTCTGGTTGTTTTATCTGCCTCCGCTGGCGTCACCAACCTGTTAGTTGAACTTTCAGGCGGTCTGGAAAGCAGCGTTCGACAAGATAAAATCGACACCCTGCGCACCCTGCAATACAACATTATTTCTCGCCTGAAACAGCCAGAAGCCATCGGCCAGGAGATCGACCGCCTGCTCGATAATATCAGCCATCTTGCGGCCATGGCCGTTGATTCCCGGTCAGACGCGCTGTGCGATGAACTGGTGAGCCACGGGGAGCTGATGTCTTCCCTGCTGTTTGTGGAGGTTCTGCGCGAACGCGACGTGGAAACGCAGTGGTTTGACGCGCGCAAAGTGATTCGCACGAACGACACGTTCGGCTGCGCGGTACCTGTTATAAGCGAGATTGCAGAACGGGTGGAAAAGTATTTGCGCCCGCGCATTGCGCAGTCGCTGGTGATCACGCAAGGCTTTATTGGCAGCGACGCGGCGGGGCAAACCACCACGCTCGGCCGTGGCGGCAGTGATTACACCGCTTCATTGCTGGCGGAAGCGTTGCAGGCAGCGCGAGTGGATATCTGGACCGATGTCGCCGGGATTTATACAACCGATCCCAGAATCGTTGCCCGGGCAAAACGCATTGATACGCTCTCATTCTCTGAAGCCAGTGAAATGGCGACCTTCGGCGCGAAAGTGCTGCATCCGGCAACACTGTTGCCCGCGATGCGTAAAAATATTCCGGTCTTTGTCGGTTCAAGCGCCCAGCCGCGCGCGGGCGGAACGCTGGTCTGCCGTGACACGCACGAACCGCCGCGTTACCGTGCGCTGGCCGTTCGTCGCCAGCAAACGCTGTTAAAGTTATCCAGCATTGATGCGCAGCCGGCACACCGCTTTTTAGCCGAGATGTTCAACATTTTGTCGCGTCATGATGTGGCGATGGATCTGGTGACAACTTCGGAAGCCAGCATTGCGCTTATCCTCAACTCCACCGGCTCTACGTCCGGTGAAGCGGACACGCTGACTACCGCGCTGCTTACCGAACTGTCATCGCACTGCCATGTCGAAATCGAGACCGGTCTGGCGTTAGTCTCGCTTATTGGTAACACGCTCTCGCAGGCTCCGGCGGTATGCAAAGAGGTGTTCGCCGAACTGGAAAACCATTCCGTGCGGATGATTTGCCACGGTGCCTCCAGCCATAATCTTTGCTTCCTGCTCCCCGCAGAATGCGCTGACAGCGCCGTGAAAACGTTACACCGTAACTTGCTAGAATAA
- a CDS encoding VF530 family protein, translating to MAAHISKDPLHSVTLEMQVNALVARYGWLELGKRININCFKNDPSVKSSLKFLRRTPWARAEVEALYLESLEEHAPAKSDEPAFNPWTRGRTPKS from the coding sequence ATGGCCGCTCATATTTCAAAAGATCCTTTGCACAGCGTGACGCTTGAAATGCAGGTTAACGCGCTGGTTGCCCGCTACGGTTGGCTCGAACTCGGCAAACGCATCAATATTAATTGCTTTAAAAACGATCCAAGCGTTAAATCCAGTTTGAAATTTTTGCGACGCACGCCCTGGGCGCGCGCGGAAGTTGAGGCGCTGTATCTCGAATCGCTGGAAGAGCACGCCCCGGCCAAATCAGACGAACCAGCGTTTAACCCGTGGACCCGCGGTCGAACGCCTAAGAGCTAA
- a CDS encoding glycoside hydrolase family 10 protein — MSLQKSGVLIATALLLASCASKAPKSLVTPLPPVAKQPLATTPAKNTQPVRGIWLATVSRLDWPPVNSVNMSAALRISQQQEALRNKLDKLKSLGINTVFFQVKPDGTALWPSKILPWSDMLTGTIGQDPGYDPLQFILDEAHKRGMKVHAWFNPYRVSVNTKPSTTAELNRTLSLHPASIFVLHRDWIRTAGDRFVLDPGIPEVRDWITSIVAEVVAHYPVDGVQFDDYFYSETPGSALNDSQTYRQYGQAFNSKADWRRNNTQQLIEQVSRTIRQLNPNVEFGVSPAGVWRNRSFDAAGSDTRGAAAYDESFADTRRWVQQGLLDYIAPQIYWPFARDAARYDVLAKWWADVVKPTKTRLYIGVALYKVGEYSKNEPDWTVNGGVPELKKQLDLNESLPQINGTILFRESYLEQPQTQQAVNYLKSRWGG, encoded by the coding sequence ATGTCACTACAAAAGTCAGGCGTGCTTATTGCCACTGCGCTTTTACTCGCCAGTTGCGCCTCGAAAGCGCCGAAATCACTCGTCACACCGTTGCCGCCGGTGGCCAAACAACCACTCGCAACAACGCCTGCAAAAAATACACAACCCGTACGCGGTATCTGGCTGGCGACCGTGTCACGTCTCGACTGGCCGCCGGTAAATTCGGTCAACATGAGTGCTGCGTTGCGCATTAGCCAGCAGCAAGAGGCGCTGAGAAACAAGCTGGATAAGCTAAAAAGCCTTGGCATCAATACCGTTTTTTTCCAGGTCAAACCCGATGGCACCGCGTTATGGCCGTCAAAGATTTTACCCTGGTCAGATATGCTGACCGGCACGATTGGGCAGGATCCGGGTTACGATCCGCTGCAGTTTATTCTCGATGAAGCGCACAAGCGCGGCATGAAAGTGCACGCCTGGTTTAACCCCTACCGCGTTTCGGTTAATACCAAACCGTCGACCACCGCGGAACTCAACCGTACCTTATCCCTGCATCCGGCCAGCATTTTCGTGCTCCATCGTGACTGGATCCGCACGGCAGGCGACCGTTTTGTGCTCGATCCCGGCATTCCGGAAGTGCGCGACTGGATAACCAGCATCGTTGCAGAAGTGGTGGCGCACTACCCGGTCGATGGTGTGCAGTTTGACGACTACTTCTACTCTGAAACCCCCGGTTCTGCGCTGAATGACAGCCAGACTTACCGGCAATATGGCCAGGCGTTCAATTCAAAAGCAGACTGGCGGCGCAACAATACGCAGCAGTTGATTGAGCAGGTTTCACGCACCATCCGACAACTCAATCCCAATGTCGAATTCGGCGTGAGCCCGGCGGGAGTCTGGCGTAACCGCTCATTTGACGCCGCCGGTTCCGATACGCGTGGTGCCGCGGCGTATGACGAATCGTTCGCCGACACGCGCCGCTGGGTGCAACAAGGGTTACTGGATTACATTGCCCCGCAAATCTACTGGCCATTCGCGCGCGATGCGGCGCGTTACGATGTGCTGGCAAAATGGTGGGCGGATGTCGTGAAACCGACAAAAACACGCCTCTACATCGGCGTGGCGCTGTATAAGGTGGGGGAATATTCGAAGAATGAGCCCGACTGGACCGTCAACGGCGGCGTGCCTGAGCTGAAAAAACAGCTCGATTTAAACGAATCGCTGCCGCAGATTAACGGCACGATTTTGTTCCGCGAAAGTTATCTGGAACAGCCGCAAACCCAGCAGGCAGTGAATTATTTGAAGAGCCGCTGGGGTGGTTAA
- a CDS encoding sigma-70 family RNA polymerase sigma factor → MSTVKTTDGESLLVNVLNACRSRLKAFIRGRTAVRDDADDILQEVTYQLMNVEHPVENVAAWLFRAARNEMTDRARKKRELPLSGFFNGDDDEGDFAEDELAETLFGVPQTPEEEYLRELLWQELESALAELPPAQREVFEKTELEGLSYKALVEETGVSMQALLSRKHKAVRYLRSRLRSVYDALTDDI, encoded by the coding sequence GTGAGCACGGTGAAAACCACGGACGGCGAGTCTTTGCTGGTTAACGTGCTGAATGCCTGTCGCTCACGCCTGAAAGCGTTTATTCGTGGGCGCACGGCAGTGCGCGATGACGCCGACGACATTTTGCAGGAAGTGACTTACCAGCTGATGAATGTGGAACACCCGGTGGAAAATGTTGCCGCCTGGTTGTTTCGCGCCGCGCGTAATGAAATGACTGACAGAGCGCGTAAAAAACGTGAGCTGCCATTGTCCGGTTTTTTCAACGGCGATGATGATGAGGGCGATTTTGCGGAAGATGAGCTGGCGGAAACGCTGTTTGGCGTGCCGCAAACGCCGGAAGAGGAGTATCTGCGCGAACTGTTATGGCAAGAGCTTGAAAGCGCGCTGGCGGAGCTTCCGCCCGCCCAGCGCGAGGTGTTCGAAAAGACCGAGCTTGAAGGTTTGAGTTATAAGGCGCTGGTGGAGGAGACGGGCGTCAGTATGCAGGCGCTGTTATCCCGTAAACACAAAGCGGTGCGCTATCTGCGCAGCAGGCTGCGCAGTGTTTATGATGCGCTGACTGACGATATTTGA